The Gemmatimonadota bacterium genome segment TCAAAAAACGCCCGTACTGCCTGAGGCGCATCACGCAGTTTTTCCTCATCCAGATCCATTCCAGCCCTGATAAATTCGCTCTGTTGCTTCTCGTCAATACCGGCTAATTCATTGATCAGGGCATCGGCATCGGGATCGCCGATAAGGGTGTGCTGAATGTACGTTTTGGCGAGATCGGGATCGGTCAGAAGGGCTTCTTCGTACCCGGGTTGATATGAAGAAGGGATCTGCATTCTATCGCCTCATTTTGATCCAAATGCTCGAGGTGAGACAGCGAACCACATACTTAACTTGTTAATAAGAAACTCTTTAAAATTAAAAGAATATTTGAATACCACCAATTTTTTGTCAAGTTTTATTTATTTTTTAATCTGAATTATGGTAGCAATTTCAAGTGCTCGAAAATCTCTTCCTGTTCGGCTAAATCAAACTGATTCGAACCAATATACATATATCTAATAATGCCGCGTTTATCGATGATAAACGTCGCGGGGTGGGCAATACTGTTGCTGAGATAGTGATCCGGCAGACCGAGCCAGTTATATAACGAATAGCCGAGTTTGTCGATGAAAAATTCTGCCGGACGCAAAATGTTGTAAATGAGATTGTGAGCAAACGCCAGGCTGTACCAGTGATAGACCCCATAGCTTTTGATGGCACTTCGATCTTCGTCCACCAGAAGCGGATAGGTGATACCACTCCGTTCGGCGTATTCGTGCAGTTCACAGAGTTGCTGTCCTGCTGCGACAGCGATAGATGTCGCATTGCGTTCGGTATAAGCATCTATATGTTCTTGCACTATCGCCAACTGACGACGGCTTCTTTTTCACCAGGTCCCCCGAAAAAACGTCAGAAGAACATGCTCCTTACCCCGATACGATACGAGCGATACGTCTTGCCGCTGATGCGAAGGGAGAGTAAATAAGGGGGCAGTATCGCCTATGCTGAGAACCCTATTTTTACGCGG includes the following:
- a CDS encoding peroxiredoxin family protein, encoding MGDTAPLFTLPSHQRQDVSLVSYRGKEHVLLTFFRGTWUKRSRRQLAIVQEHIDAYTERNATSIAVAAGQQLCELHEYAERSGITYPLLVDEDRSAIKSYGVYHWYSLAFAHNLIYNILRPAEFFIDKLGYSLYNWLGLPDHYLSNSIAHPATFIIDKRGIIRYMYIGSNQFDLAEQEEIFEHLKLLP